GTTACTCAAGGCCCTCAAGGAGGTCTGAGCTGACCACTTCTGTTTGGGGTCCTTGGAAGAAGATCCTCAATCATAGTTAAAACCCTGAGGACTTATCTTCCCTTGCAGCCTTTCTAAGTGCTCTTTCTTCCATAATCCATATGGTATCGGTATTGTTTTTACTTCCAAAACCATGAATCCAGTACTCATGTAAAATTCCCTGTTCTGACCTCAGTATCTTTAAGATATATCCCTCTATGCTTGCTGTTGTCCTACAGGTCACTAACATCTGTTGTCCTATGGATTATATTCCCACATTGAGGATTTTGTTGCCTACGCCGTAGCCTTTCTGTCTATCCTAACTCCTGATATCATGTGACCTAGACAATTAAAATATCGTGGTAGGAGACCCATTCAATACTCTAACCTCCCATGTCTTTCATCTCATCAGACCCAGTGAACATTACCTTCACTTAAGGAAACCAGTCCATGGCTACACCTTGAACTTGCCATCTCTCAGAACATCTGGACTTTTGAGATTATAATTACATTATCCTTCTCACAGACTATATAACCTTTGGTTTTTTTAAGCTATCACACTTCCTCACTCCCATTACAATTACTCTGACCTCCTCCTGTCCCTTGATCCCTCCACTTTCCTCCTAACTACATATTTCCCACTGAGCTTGGACTCTGCAACTATATTTACTAGCACGATGCCCTGAAACCTCTCTCTCTGACCACAATCTTCTTTCTTTGCAATTTCCTCAATCCTGTGACCTTCTCTAACATTGCCCCATCACATTTCCCTCATAGCCTGGTTCCCCCAAAGAATAATCTGTATAAATGTTTCCCAAACCTGGTTGTGCATCAAAATTTCTTGAGGAGCTTTGTAAATATACAGATTCTCAGACCCCATCCTGAGTCAAGCTCCCCAGAAAGCTAATGCCATTGATCTATATAGCTCAGTATTTGTTTGAGAAGCAGAAGTTCTAAAGGCTTTATACAGCTCTTACTCTAGTAAAGGTTTCCATGGGCATCTTAGTTGGGGCAACACTAAGTTAAGCAATACTGAACCATTTTCTTCACTATGGAACTGCTCAGACGTCGGCACTCCAATGTGCATTAATTCTTGTTAATTTCCCAAGAAGaggatatacatttatttgtccATCTAACTTCCTGTTACCTGCAGTATAGTCTAGAGCTCTAGTTTTCTGGAACACACTTTAGGACATGATCTACACTCACCAGCTCCCCTTCCTTACTTTCCATTTGCTCTTCAGCCATTACAACTTGGTATGTGCCCCTACTGCGCTGTCCAAATTCCTCAGGGAAAAGTCACCTCGGTCACTTTTCAAAAAATCTTCTTACTAGATGCTTTCCATTGTCTTAACACTCCTTCCTGGGTTTCCATTAGCTCATCCTCTCCTGGTTATCCTCCTCTGAATGCCTTTGCTGGCTGCTTTTCCTGTGTCACCTTCCCCTTAAAGTCTGTGTTCCCAGGAGAGGTAGAGGATGGAGGGTGGAACAATTAGACCATGAGGGCTTCAAGTCAGGGCTATATCATAGCAGTCCTCGTGGAGGAGGGCGCTACAGATTTGGGGTTTGAGGGACACTGGAATCATGCCTTTTTTTACAGCTGTCTCCTAGTGTTCACACATCTGCTGTCTACACTGTAAGAGCCAATGGAGGAACAACTCCAAAGTTACTAGTCACATGAGATATTGATGTATTGAATAAAAAAGCAGCATGGGAATAAAAAAGCACCATGGGAATAAAAAAGCAGCAGAAGAATAGAGAGCGAAGAGAGGTGTACTCACCTCAAGAAATGCCTTGTGGAATGCATCTGAGACATAGAGGTCACTCCGGCCCTCTGCAACAATACCTAGAAGGAAGACCAGAGAAAggtctgtgaaatgggagaaagTCGGCTTCAACCCACAGAAAGGAGTTCAGTTTAAACTACGAGGTCCTTTGGGgcttttttgaaaaatagaaagaaatcctGGACTCTCACTTAATGATaccctgaaaaataaatacatgttaaaaataataaagtactttGGGTTTATTCAGCCCGGCTCCCGTGAATTTAATCTGCTTCAGCTCATGGGGGgttggggtcggggggtggggacTCTGTTCTTAAAGAAAAACTCACTCCATCTGGTAGGAATGTCTTCCCTTCCAGTGTGGCAACACTTTGGGAGTGGTTTTCAGACTTAGTTTAAAAACAGACCATTAAAGTTAAATCCAATTAACTAACGTTgtaaactcctttttaaaaattagatattttagggaattccctggcagtccagtggctaggactccgtactctcactgccaagggttcaatccctggtcgggaactaaggtcccacaagccacacagtgcggccaaaaaaaaaaaaaaaagagagagagattttaatgcatatttttaaaggatagtgGGTTGGAAGAACCAAACCAACTTAACACCGTTATCAGAGTATCAAAACTGGGAAGGGGGTGACTGTATCTGTCCATGTGACCTTAGAAATCACTTGAGCCCTTTGGAATATCAGGTGAAGAAGGGCTATTACATGTCAGCTATGCCTATTTTGTGGGACCCAGATGTCCCTGGCTCTTAATCATATCTGTCTCCTTGCTCTGAATTTTCTGAtgcttttcaagttcttttctacCTGGTCCCATCTCTTCTATCAGTTACAGACTCAAAAGGTTCCAGTGCCATATGGGCCTGTGGAGATCCAAGAGCCAacgtcccattttacagaagagaaaactgacagCTTGAGAGGGAAGGGATTTCCCTGAGTTAGCAGTAGAACTGGGATTAAAGTCCAGGTATCCTGATTCGCCCTTTTCTACTATTTCCCCAACTCTTCCACTTTTGGTCAGACTTCTttggggacagagagaggaggaaagtcCTTCCTGCACTCACCTGGGAGCCTGGACTTCTCAGGGCTGAAGAGGTCCTCAAGGCCCATGTCTTGCAGCCGCTCCTTCAAGCTGAAGCTGTCCTCGATGCGGAAGTGGGGCATGTGGACCACCAGCAGTGTCTCTGCCAGCTCATCTAGCCACTCCTGCAGCACCTCTGGGGTGAGTTCCTGTTCCACCTTGGTCAGGCTCTTCTCAAGCTTGGGCAGGATGAGCACCATGGTGATGTCATCACCCTTGAAGGGCAACTCAAGCACCTGGGTGCCCTCTGCCACGCGCCGATAGCGGAACTTGCCTTCCTGGTACATCATGAATACTGAACACGACTCCCCATCGGCCTTGTAGAAAAGTTCCTTCCTTGTGTTCTCAGGGCTGAACTTTGACTTCCACAGGCCCTGGAAGAAGACGCCAGGTGGGAGAATCACAAAGCAAGAAGACCAAAAACATCCGTAGGAGAATATTGACATGGGAAGTAGTcacaatattttattacattaatatGTAAGTGTAATTGTTAAGAACAAAGGCTAGAGGGATATGCATGCAAAGGTCTTAACACTGTGTCAGAGTGATAGAATCATGAGTCgttttttttctgtgaacttttctgtatttcctagATTTTCCTAGATTTTCAGCAGTGACTATTTGCttttataacaagaaaaataaaaacaagaacaaccTACTGGCCTCTTTGCAAGTCTCTTCTGGAGTTTAAATCTAATTGCCTCCTTTTGCTTTCTGCCTCCCACCAGCCTCTTTCTCAAAGGCCATCCTCCAAAATGCTGGGCTCTCTTCCCGATGAATAAAGCCAGACAGAGGTAATAACCCCAGGGGGTCATCTGGGAGTCCTGCTGGGCAGAGAGTGAGGCCTGGCCAACTTTCTGTTCAAAGAAGGAGGGGATACAAGACACTCCTTTGACATTTCTCAGTTGTAATTATCATTCCTTGTCATCTTCTGGCTCTTTGATTTTGggacaagtcatttaactctTTGAGTGgtggttcttcatctgtaagattaGGAGCTGGTTATCACTAATATTTGTAGgatgcttactgtgtgccaggcactgctccaaGCATTTTATGTGCATTAACTTAATCCCTTCAGTAACCGTGTAAGGTAGATGTatcattattaccattttatagatgcagaagTTGGGGCATAGAAAAGTctcaagtaacttgctcaagtttgCAGTTAGAAATGGAAGAGTCAGAATTTAAATTAAGTAATCTGTCTGAGCAGCCCAAGTTCACATTTGTGATGTTATGAAGATCAGGAGGACTAATAAAAGGCAAAGTGTTCCATAAATTGTAAAGGGCAGTACACATTGTAGAAATGCAACCTACTCCATTCTTAGGGTGAGGGACCCCCCAAGCAACAGAGTAATTGACAACAGCAGTGACTGGCTAACCCCCTGGGCCCAGTCGGGGAGAAGAGTGTATCTGGAGCATGACCCGGGAAGGGCACAATTCAACCTGCGTTAAGCTGGAGGCCCTCCTGAGTATCAATGGTCTTTATTCCCAGTACCTTCTCCCTTATCCTTCCTAAATGTAATAAAGTTGGAACAGTCTTTAGAACTCTTGACTCTCTGAGAAAGACAAAGCCATCTGCAGGATCATGCAACAAGGCCTCTGCAAAGTTTGAGGTTAGTCTGACATCAGGAGGTTCAGAAGCTTCAGGCAAGAGGAATTTTGAGTCACTGCAGAAGTTGCTCTAGATGATGGAAGAAAATCTCATCACTGAGGATTGTCTGCAGACTCTGTCATTTTGTTCCAGATTTCAAAATGGAGTTAATTAAGGACAGGAGAAATCATCACATATATATGAGAATTTATTACCACGCACACCTTGCTGCTGAGCATGCTGGGTCTGTGAGTGTGTACACTTTGCCTTGGGCCCAGAGACACTACCAGGCCCCCTCTGGACCTCAGCCCAGTAGCCACAGCCCTAGACATGACTCTAGACTCAGCAAATTTGTATTTTACCCAGACCATGCATGTACCATTTCTCAAAAAGatctactgggcttccctggtggcgcagtggttgagagtccgcctgctgatgcaggggacgcgggttcgtgccccagtccgggaaggtcccacatgccgcagagcggctgggcccgtgagccatggccgctgagcctgcgcatccggagcctatgctccgcaatgggagaggccccaacagtgagaggcccgcataccaccaaaaaaaaaaaaaaaaaaagatctactgACACATGCCCAATGGTATGAAAGAGGGTAAGCTGGAGGGAAAATAAGTCATCCCTGAGGTCTCCAGGGACATTTTGAGTACCTTGAAGTAAATGGTGTTGACCAGCACCAGGACAGTGAACTCACTGATGGCTTCTGGGGGAATGACATCAGTGATACGCCCATCAGTCTTATTGGATATCCATTGGTTGATGGTCACTCTGGACTGctctgcatttccctgaggagAACAGGAAACACACCTACCCAACTGTGCTATTCACTTTGGCTTCTCCATTTCCCTGTGAAGCACTTTATTTTGTCCGTCCTCCCTCTGTCTTTCCCACCATTTGGTTAAGCCATTTCTCTAACCCAGACGGGGAAACCTCACATATCTCGTATAGTGTCGTGAATCTTCCATATTGTTAGTAAATGgtaacagaagaaagagaaagaaaggaaagaaaaagaggaagaaataaacagaagaggagaaacgtagtctgagaaaagaaaacaaaatattatcttCTCTGACTCTGGAAATTTGAACTCTTATGAGTATTCATGAGATATGTTCTATGGGAAGCTAATGAGTGACACAGGAgttggggggtgggcaggagagaTGCCCATGTGGTCCAAAAAGTGTGAGAAATACTGATTGAATAAAGTCAGTAGATTTCTTTGTTGCAGGACTTTTATATAACTTTTTCAGAGCAGCCTCTACAATCCAGAGATTACATTGATCTCTCAGGTTTCAAGCAAGAATACATATCCCAGGGGCTCTGACTTATAGGATTATAACACCTCCACCTGCCTTCAGCTACCATAGCAGTGTTAATTTGGATCCTGCTTCTttatctctttaatttctgaGTGGAGAAGGAGAACTCTGAGGTCAGGGATGACATCTGCAACTCACCTTGAAGTCCAGGGGCTGGAGCTTGGCTCCATATACCATCTCACTGATGTCCTGGTAGGTCTCATTGAAGGTAAGGGATTTGTCTCCAAAAAGACGGTTGGCTGATACCAACTCACAGGATTTATTGGCTTTTCGATAGAGTCGGCAGTTCAGTTTGGCAAAGAAAAAGTGGATCTGATCAGATGTCTTCTCAGAGATGGTATCAAACTTAAAAACCTGTAGAAGCCAAAAGAAAATAGCGGTGGGTCTGGTAAAGCAGCCTGGCTAACATGGGTGGTGAGCACAGTGCCAGTCAGCCCCTGACCAATACTTGTGAGTCCCTtcaaacacagtgcctggcacagcatAAATACTCAGCTCATGTTTTctagatgaataaatggataaaagaagaataaagggtaggaaggagaaagagaaaaagaacacaaagagaCTGGGATACCACCCAAAGTCTCTAAAGGGCTCTAGACCAACACATAGATGTTCTCCTGGGTGTTCCAGCAAGGAGGTTAGGTGGAAGGGCTTTGGGTTGTACCTCCATCAGCTGCTTGAGGGTGTTGTCACAGGCACCCAGCTTAGTCATAGCAAAAGCTGTGGAGATACTCAGGGGTGACAGGAAAATGTTGTCCTTGTCATTCTTGGAGTCTGCCAGATGCTGATAGAAGGTGGTGGCAAAGTGGGAATTGGCCTTGGACAGTTCCCAGACCCGCCGGTTGGTGGCCCCAGGGATCTTCTGCTCTGAGCCCTCGCCCTCGGTTGCTTTCTTCTCTGGGGCACGGTAAATGCACATGGGATTCATGGGAATGTCCCGAGGCTTGGCTGTGCAGATGTCCTCCCCAGGGCTCCAATGACAGGTCACACAGCTCCAGAGGCCAATAAGCAGCAAGGAGAGAAGACGTCCACTCCTATAGGGGGACAGAAAGCCGAGGTAAGCTAGGCTGAGAAATCACCTGTTCCACTACCCACCACAGATTTGCCCCAGTAAAGCACAGATTACCATCCCACCCGCTGTGGCCAGGGGGAGGGCCACAACCTTTGAAAAGTACAAGGGCCCAGGACAAGTCCAGTCCTGGACTCCTTACAAGTGGGTAGTTTCACTTGCCTGGCCATAGTCATGTTGAAATTAGAATCAACTATTGAAGCAACTGAGGTTATTAGAAGTACTGTGTGCCCAAGGCCTCATGCTGGAAGATATAAAGAATGCAAAGTTTCCAACTGGTGAGATGGGACATGCACACAAGAAAAATGGCAGAGAACTTTAGTGCCCAATGAAAACTTAGGTCAGTTGGAGGAGACATTAACAGAAGCTGATTAGGGAAGGCCTCAGAAATAGATGGATTTTTAACCTGGATGTTAAAGGATTGGGAGGATTTTGATTGATTCAACAGAGGGATTTCACCAACATGAGAGGGTTAAGAAGGAATGAATTCTCCTAATTTGTCAATTTcatgatctcattttttttaaagtgaaattagttttatttactttagCCACAGTCAATGTGCTGAAAACACCCAAGTCTCTAGCTCCAGCCTAATCCTTCCACTGAGTTCCAGACCAGTTGTTTGCTGGACAATTCCACCTGGATGTCCTGCAGATTCCTTAGTGAAATACGAGCAAACGGAACTCATAACTCTCACCCACACACGTTTCTCCTTCTGCGTCCTTCAACTCAGCAAATGGGACCCACAGGTACCTGAGAGCCACCCTGGATTTCTCCCTCTTACCCTTCTCATTAGTCACACCCTAGATTCTATGCATTCTGCTTCCTTGTTCTCTCGCTGCCTTAGTTCAGGCCCTCATCATTTTCTGATTCCTAGAAGTTTTAGTAACTTCCAACGTGTGTTCGctaaagtaaataaaactaatttcactttttaaaaaatgagatcatgAAATTGACAAATTAGGAGAATTGGGACACCCAATTAAGTAAACCAAGAGATAAACTCTCTTGTAATGTTTTTGTAGATAAGACATGAGGGGCCAGGAACTTCCTGTGGCTGACTTGGGGCCCTTAGGTCTAAAGAGGGGAGTCTGTATGAGGGTACTGAGTCTTCTCAATCTTCCCCCAGCAGAAAAGCAGGTTATGCACGCAGTGAAGAAAGAACTCACCAAAGTGGTCTGCTGGGCAAGCGTGGGGCTGGCTGGAAGCTGGGGGCAGCTGAGGGGTTACTTGGCTTCTTGCATGATCTGAAGTGAACCCTGCAGTCCTTTTAAGAACAGAGGCACAGAATGGGAGACCAGAGGCACTGAGGGAGCTATGGAAGGCAGGGTGAGGAAGCAGAGACAATCTTGCCATTCTTCTCCTCAGCTTGCTTGCCTCTGTTTCCCATTTTGTCCCTCAGCTACATTTGGAAATACAAGTGGAGGCTGAGGGGGCCCTAGGAGCTCTGTTAAGCACAAAGAAAAACCAAGGTGGTCAAGCCACAGCCTCACTTCTAGCTTCCTGTAAAAAACCAGATCAAGAAGGGAATGTGTGTGATGTTGAGGGCTGCAGTCCTTTGTCAAAGGTCACTGAGACcttgggtggggggatgggggatgtgacgggggtggggcagggggcaatTGAGTGGAAGGAGCAAAAAGGGAGTTAGGAGGTCCTCATAGATTAAATGTGTCCTCTTTTCAGATGTATGGCAGGCCCAGCAATTCCCCTTGGAGTATCTCCTGGACTGCTGTGAGGGCTGACACTGATGCAGCATCTCTGTACAAGGGAAGGCATCCCCTTTCTTTCTTGGGTTAAGAATCCAAGGTGTGGCTTAGGGAAAGGCCTTACCCctagaagggagtgggagggagggcacTTGGAATGACGTCTTCCAAACAAGTCTGATTAAAACTACCAGGGAGAGGGCCTGGTCTTCTCGAAGGGGTCGAGGTCATCCTGGTGAGTCCCTCAGAGGTCAGAAAACCCAGTGAGGGCATGCAAAGGGAAAGCTCACCCCTCTTACCTTTTTCCAGCAGCTACAGTTCCTATCCCATTGGAAAGCATGGTTGCTAATCTTCCACAGGTCTGGGCGAGTGGAGATAGTGTGGTCTGAGGCAATCTCTCTGAACTGGTTCTTTCCTCTAAATCTGGATGAGGTTCCAGAGGCTAGGATGGGGGATGGAGCTGGTGAGGAGGGGAGGCCTGAGGTCAAAGGCTGATGACCTGCTCCCAGGGTTAAGCAAAGTGTAGAGCCCAGTGCTGGTTAATTAGTAGAGAAGTTTTAAAGTTCAGTCAGGTCCAGAGAAAGAAGGTCCACCTTTCGTACCCATActccctcactttcttcatctttatagaaaaggaaaaggagaacatGTTCACAAATTCAAACTTAGTCAGAAAATACCACCTTTCCTACCCATACTCCCtcactttcttcttcatctttatagaaaaggaaaatgagaccaTGTTCACAAATTCAAACTTAGTCAGAAAATACCTAGCTGATGAGGACTttgcaggaatttttttcttttttcctggttaACTAAACCAGGAGGTAGAAGATAgtctattttctatataaataaaatagtacataaCTAGCCAAGATGAATGTCCAGAATGAGAGGTAGTCTTCTACCTCTCAGTGCAATATCCTCTTTCTCACAGGTTtttaggggaagagagaaaaagagcccACGTTATCTAATCataggggagagaagaaaaatattctgaaacagGTGCTACTTTCAGGCCTCTAAGAGCTGATGTGTCAATGACCCAGTCAAGGACACACAATGGTTACACCTGTGTGTACAGTGGACTCATTCCCCATTCAGCCTTGAAGTGGTGGGAGGGGGCACAGAAGCAGGGGCCTCAGGGTGCTGCCAAGGACATTTCTAGGGTAGATGAGCTGGGTGGGAAATACTTCGAAAAATTCTCTTGGGGGAATCAGGAGACAGGGTGGGGCAGGTGAAAAACATGCAACTACTGA
This genomic interval from Physeter macrocephalus isolate SW-GA chromosome 4, ASM283717v5, whole genome shotgun sequence contains the following:
- the SERPINC1 gene encoding antithrombin-III, yielding MNPMCIYRAPEKKATEGEGSEQKIPGATNRRVWELSKANSHFATTFYQHLADSKNDKDNIFLSPLSISTAFAMTKLGACDNTLKQLMEVFKFDTISEKTSDQIHFFFAKLNCRLYRKANKSCELVSANRLFGDKSLTFNETYQDISEMVYGAKLQPLDFKGNAEQSRVTINQWISNKTDGRITDVIPPEAISEFTVLVLVNTIYFKGLWKSKFSPENTRKELFYKADGESCSVFMMYQEGKFRYRRVAEGTQVLELPFKGDDITMVLILPKLEKSLTKVEQELTPEVLQEWLDELAETLLVVHMPHFRIEDSFSLKERLQDMGLEDLFSPEKSRLPGIVAEGRSDLYVSDAFHKAFLEVNEEGSEAAASTVIGIAGRSLNPSRVTFKANRPFLVLIREVALNTIIFMGRVANPCVN